A genomic segment from Actinomadura hallensis encodes:
- a CDS encoding TetR/AcrR family transcriptional regulator, translated as MSDTRERLLDAAEALYAARGVDGVSLREIVQEAGARNATAVQYHFGDRAGIVRAILARHAPEVEARRHALLDAYEDGEQGVRPLAAALVRPMAARLADESGRAYLQIWADVVNRPNPIIPVAVLDDPTDSLCRWRKLVEPLLGEDAARLHRRFTAILYASIELARRARSGPRTDDRLFTSYLIDVVAAILGAPVSPETRRLAAERDAARR; from the coding sequence ATGAGTGACACCCGCGAGCGGCTGCTGGACGCCGCCGAGGCCCTCTACGCCGCCCGCGGCGTGGACGGCGTCAGCCTCCGGGAGATCGTCCAGGAGGCCGGCGCCCGCAACGCCACGGCCGTCCAGTACCACTTCGGCGACCGCGCCGGGATCGTCCGGGCGATCCTGGCGCGGCACGCCCCCGAGGTGGAGGCCCGGAGGCACGCCCTGCTCGACGCCTACGAGGACGGCGAGCAGGGCGTCCGCCCCCTGGCCGCGGCGCTCGTCCGCCCGATGGCGGCCCGGCTCGCCGACGAGTCGGGCCGCGCCTACCTCCAGATCTGGGCGGACGTCGTCAACCGCCCGAACCCGATCATCCCGGTGGCCGTCCTGGACGATCCCACGGACAGCCTGTGCCGCTGGCGCAAGCTCGTCGAACCGCTCCTCGGGGAGGACGCGGCCCGGCTGCACCGCCGTTTCACCGCCATCCTGTACGCCTCGATCGAGCTGGCCCGCCGCGCCCGCTCGGGTCCCCGCACCGACGACCGGCTGTTCACCAGTTACCTGATCGACGTCGTGGCCGCGATCCTCGGCGCGCCCGTGTCGCCCGAGACGCGCCGCCTGGCCGCCGAGCGCGACGCCGCCCGCCGCTGA
- a CDS encoding acyl-CoA dehydrogenase family protein — protein MAWDFETDPAYQELLDWADDFVRNEVEPLDLVLGDPYDKTDPRYKELVRPLQDRVREKGLWACHLGPELGGQGYGQVKLALLNEILGRSRWAPSVFGCQAPDSGNAEIIAHFGTPSQKERYLRPLLDGEISSSYSMTEPHAGADPTLFTTRAVRDGDGWVINGEKWFTSNARHATFLIVMAVTNPDVSAYEGMSMFIVPADAPGLVTVRNVGVGGEREGSHGYLRYENVRVPAENLLGEEGGAFAIAQTRLGGGRIHHAMRTIAQVRKAFDMMLERAVSRQTRYGPLAKMQMTREKIADSWIEIEQFRLLVLRTAWLIDKHKDYKKVRKDIAAVKAVMPKVYHDVVQRAMHLHGALGVSNEMPFAAMMMGAQAMAIADGPTEVHKITLARQLLRDVEPVEGLWPSGHLPTRREAARERFAEALEHAIGNE, from the coding sequence ATGGCATGGGACTTCGAGACCGACCCCGCCTACCAGGAGCTGCTCGACTGGGCGGACGACTTCGTGCGGAACGAGGTCGAGCCGCTCGACCTCGTCCTCGGCGACCCGTACGACAAGACCGATCCCCGCTACAAGGAGCTGGTGCGCCCCCTCCAGGACCGGGTGCGCGAGAAGGGCCTGTGGGCCTGCCACCTCGGCCCGGAGCTCGGCGGCCAGGGATACGGGCAGGTGAAGCTGGCGCTGCTCAACGAGATCCTGGGCCGCTCCCGCTGGGCGCCCTCGGTCTTCGGCTGCCAGGCGCCCGACTCGGGCAACGCGGAGATCATCGCTCACTTCGGGACGCCCTCGCAGAAGGAGCGCTACCTGCGCCCCCTCCTCGACGGGGAGATCTCCTCCTCGTACTCGATGACCGAGCCGCACGCCGGCGCCGACCCGACCCTGTTCACCACGCGGGCGGTCCGCGACGGGGACGGCTGGGTCATCAACGGGGAGAAGTGGTTCACCTCCAACGCCCGGCACGCCACGTTCCTGATCGTGATGGCGGTGACGAACCCCGACGTGTCGGCGTACGAGGGCATGTCGATGTTCATCGTCCCGGCGGACGCGCCCGGCCTGGTCACTGTCCGCAACGTCGGCGTGGGCGGTGAGCGCGAGGGCTCCCACGGCTACCTGCGCTACGAGAACGTCCGGGTGCCCGCCGAGAACCTCCTGGGCGAGGAGGGCGGCGCCTTCGCCATCGCCCAGACCCGTCTCGGCGGCGGCCGCATCCACCACGCCATGCGCACGATCGCGCAGGTCCGCAAGGCGTTCGACATGATGCTCGAGCGCGCGGTCTCCCGCCAGACCCGCTACGGCCCGCTCGCCAAGATGCAGATGACCCGGGAGAAGATCGCCGACAGCTGGATCGAGATCGAGCAGTTCCGCCTGCTGGTCCTGCGCACCGCCTGGCTGATCGACAAGCACAAGGACTACAAGAAGGTCCGCAAGGACATCGCCGCGGTCAAGGCCGTGATGCCGAAGGTCTACCACGACGTCGTCCAGCGCGCGATGCACCTGCACGGCGCCCTCGGGGTGTCGAACGAGATGCCGTTCGCCGCCATGATGATGGGGGCGCAGGCGATGGCGATCGCCGACGGCCCCACCGAGGTCCACAAGATCACCCTCGCGCGGCAGCTGCTGCGCGACGTCGAGCCCGTCGAGGGCCTGTGGCCGTCCGGCCACCTGCCCACCCGCCGGGAGGCGGCCCGCGAGCGCTTCGCCGAGGCACTGGAGCACGCGATCGGAAATGAGTGA